tgacttattacaactgagaaataaaaagaaaaaaataaatatagctgaaaagaaaaaaactatatagagaactactcagaaatgaattgaagcaaaaaatagttgtgattaactgtactaaaaaaggagcatagatgcttatttttaatgacttattacaactcagaaataaaaagaaaaaataaatatagcagaaaagaaaaaaaactatataaaaagatactcagaaatgaattgaagcaaaaaatagttgtgattaactgtactaaaaaaggagcatagatgcttatttttaatgacttattacaactcagaaataaaaagaagaaaaaatagttgtgattaactttactaaaatatgagcatagatgcttatttttaatgacttattacaattcaaaaataaatagaagaaaaaatagttatgcttaactttactaaaaaatgagcatagatgcttatttttaatgacttattacaactgagaaataaaaagaaaaaaattaaatatagctgaaaaggaaaaaaactatatagaaaactactcagaaatgaattgaagcaaaaaatagttgtgattaactatactaaaaaaggagcatagatgcttatttttaatgacttattacaactcagaaataaaaagaaaaaataaatatagcagaaaagaaaaaaaactatataaaaagatactcagaaatgaattgaagcaaaaaatagttgtgattaactgtactaaaaaaggagcatagatgcttatttttaatgacttattacaattcagaaataaaaagaagaaaaaatagttgtgattaactttactaaaatatgagcatagatgcttatttttaatgacttattacaattcaaaaataaatagaagaaaaaatagttatgcttaactttactaaaaaatgagcatagatgcttatttttaatgacctgttacaactcagaaataaaaagaaaaaaataaatatagcaaaaaagaaaaatactatataaaaagctactcagaaatgagcatagatgcgcttatagagaaaattcaaattaaattcataacaaatttcaagagaaattcgtatgaatttagccaaaattccctatataagggcatctattttcattttcagaggagctcaataaggcagagagggaggggcttataaaccggtttgattcccctccggttggcgaggtgggactaaactttggccgcaacgaggaccaaccctttagtcccggttggtggaatggacactagtagaaaagggggcaatggcccaggccagttcagcccattagtcccggttcaatccagaaccgggaccaatggagctatttgccccgattcgtgagcccagggggccggccgggccacgtgggccattggtcccggttcgtccggaccttttggtcccggttggtgggacgaaccgggaccaatggtcctggctcctggcccaccactattggtcccggttggtggcatgaaccgggaccaaagggttacctttagtcccggttcatgccaccaaccgggactaaagggttggccctcgttgcacccagcttttagtcccacctcgccaatcgaagggcgcccacacctgtttataagcccgtccctctctgtgttgttgatctcctctcaaagagaaaatagatgcacctatagaggaaattggacctaaatttataaatagaaattgattatgaatttatgtttaattttctctataagtgcatctatgttcactaacaaagaagtttttattttttgtgacctaaaagaaaaaagaaatcaccaaaaaactgtaagtatttatttctaagtagaactgaaaaaataatggcactagtaaagttaatcacaaacttcaaattcacacaaatttcaaagaattcaatttaactattcacacaaatttcaaagaattaaaaaataaagcaaaaaaccaaaagaaaataattaatgcagaaaacaaaacaaaaaaactggaaaaaactaaaaatagcaacaataagtattttattgtaagtagaaacaaaataaaatgaataaagcaacaaagaaaacaaaaaaagtgttttcaaatttgaaaactaatggcactaacaaaaagtttatattttttctaaaactaaaagcaaaaagaattaaaaaataaagcaaaaaacaaaagaaaataaataatgtagaaaacaaaacaaaaaaaactggaaaaaaaataaaaatagcaacaataagtattttgttgtaagtagaaacaaaataaaatgaataaagcaacaaagaaaacaaaaaaagtgttttcaaatttgaaaactaatggcactaacagaaagtttataatttttctaaaactaaaagcaaaaagaattaaaaaataaggaaaaaaacaaaagaaaataaataatgcagaaaacaaaataaaaaactggaaaaaagtgccacctactgggcccccacggcctgaatacgactagaaaccctaccatgagccaggattcaggcccgcaggaggcccagtaggcgcacaggcacagattgcagggttaggcccgaaagcctgcttaagagaggagctcgagagggaaggcgcaccgcaccttataaacaggtgcgcctccctctcaactagcaaggtgggactaaatattaggttcggggcagcacaggcctttggtcccggttggtggcaccaaccgggactaaaggggtgcattagtcccggttggtgctacgacccgggactaatgcccccctttagtcccggttggtgccaccaaccgggaccaaaggccgccgcttcccgccctttgggctgctgaaaattggcctttggtcccggttggtggcaccaactgggactaaaggggggcattagtcctgggtcgtggcacgaaccgggactaatgcccttgctatataagaaaacacttgggaaatttcagatttccctcgccagtttccccccgacgacgccgagcacatcgacgccgccaggctgccctgacgccgcccgtcgcccccgccgtcgccgtcgcctcgcccgtgcccgtcgtcgtcgtcgcccgcgcccctgccccgacgcgcgccgcccctgcccgcccctggcccgacgcgctccgccccggcccaccaccgtcgccgtcgcccgcgcccctgccccgacgccgccgccccggcccgcctcGCCGTCATCCGTGCCTCTGCCCCGACCCCGCCATCCTCGCCGCAGcttggtccggccgccggcgccctcctttttcattttttttcatatatatatgcttgttatatatatatttttgtatgaatgtatgtattttttcaattgtaatatgcatggtgttttcaattgttctctgatttagtacattaattttaggttagtttcatttgtagaaaagttttatatatttaggacgaaggaagagaaggaagaaaggaagaagaagaaaaaagttttatatatgcaaaagttacatttttagaaaagttttatatatctagctagaaagaaggaagaagaagaaaaagaaggagaggaaaaaggaaaataagaagaggaagaaaggagaagaagaggtgaggaagaagaggagaaataaataagaagaggaaaaaagaagaaaaagaagaggagaagaagaaagaaatagaggtgaagaagaaaaaatagaaaatattctattttttcttctacttctctattcctttcttcttctcctcttttttttcttctttttttacttcgatcttctcctctgtcatcgttgatatacccctcccgataacttcaacatgagggggggtccatataccccctcccgataacttcaatacgtgggggggggggtcgatataccccctccccgataacattaattTCTCCCGTGTATGTATCTCATCGTTGTCGGTATtacccccttgaagcgttgtctatATTATCCcgggtcgagggttctagggtcgagggatCAAGGGGAATTGGCGgctattcaagaggaattggcggcattctttcttgaccacgtgatcgctgaagatggagaatactatgtggaccacgcgtccgtattttaggagctTATATATTTGTagaagataattattgtatatatgtagccggtagtgtcggatagatatacgagagcttgttgttcgaccaatctctcggagaaggagaggtggtcgatatcacttctctctgtatgcatatatgttcatgacgatcttctgtttgcttactagctagctagcgtgtctagctagtcctctctatacgtatgtatggtacgtagcgtcgaccaagcacggacaaaagagaggacacttctctctattaattagctagctatagcacaatatatgaaacacctaaattaaccccccaaaacccccaaaccccccccccctttaaaaaaaaaacaaaaaccccagccacagaaatgctgacgcgtggatgcctattggtcccggttggtgccaccaaccgggaccaaaggccctcctgcctgggctcagcggacaggccacgtggaggcccatctgtcccggttctggattgaaccgggactaaagagtcagggcattagtaccgaccctttagtcccggttcatgaaccgggactaaaggccctcaccaaccgggactgtaggccctttttctactagtgggaccgggactaatggtcgtcctttggtcccggttcaggccaccaaccgggaccaatggtggtgggccaggagcgagggccattggtcccgattcgtcccacaaaccgggaccaataggtccagacgaaccgggaccaatggcccacgtggtccGGCCGGTccctggggctcacgaaccgggtccaatgccgccattggtcccggttctggattgaaccggaactaatgggctggaccggcctggaccattggccccttttctactagtgcttcttCCAAGAGATATATAGACGAATCCTGTATTTGGAGGGCCTTCCGTGGGATAAAATTACCCCTTGCAGGGAATGACACAACTGCCAAACTTTTATTGGGGGGTACTGAAGCACAACAATATCTTCTCTGATGACATACCTATATAGATATAGATACCCAATCCGACACAACCAATCCAGTCAACATGGGCACATTACAGTTACTGGGCAACCAAACATCCATCCTCGATTGGAAGTTTTTAGGTGAACATCTTTTTGACCAAAGTTCACAAGGAAGTGAAAGAGCTACGCTCCCACATCAATCTTGTCGCCATGTGCTTCATCTGCACCTTCACCATTTGGGGTAGCCTCCATGCCCCCCGCCTCAACATCTGCCACTGAATTGCTGCCAGTGCTAGTAGGCGAGTCAAGTAAGGGAGCAACCGGCTTGTCAAATGGACCTCCTTGATCTGGTGGAATGGGAACCCCGCCCCCGGTCACCTTGTCAGTGTTGACATCCATCATCTCGTGCGGCTTTTGGGCTTTCTGGTGCACTGATCGACGGCATACCTTGCTCAGTGGAACAAACTCCTGTCACGTGAAAAGAAATGCAAAAATAAATTATTTGGTATAAACATCATAAAACAAACTAAACTCATTACTCTGCTTTCCATTTTATTTGactacatagtactccctccgtccaagtgaataagtcatcttaggttgtgcatcgCAACCAAGGagaaggggaaaacgagagaacttaatgtttatttgctaattaacaGCATTGCATGCAATTAACTaatcactgcatgtcgtgtttgatagtctcaagtcattgaaagcatgcacatcccacatctcttattgattgattgatatgtcaagaaataagAAACGATGTGGAAGTTAATGTACCTAGACGGAGGAAGTAAGATAAGTAGCATAGAACAAAAAacatagtactcccttcatttATTTATACAAGACCACTAtggaatatacattttgcatcTGCTCTCTCCGTCAGGTGCATACGTCATTTTATGTTGTGCACCGCTACTAAGGCGGAGgaaaaaacgagagaacttaacatttatttgctaattaatagcattgcatgtaaTGAACCGaccactacatgtcgtgtttgatagtctcCAGCCAATGAAAGCATAGACACCCCACATCTCATATTGGTTGATTCATTTATTtacgtcaagaaacaagaaatgagatgagttaatgtaccgtgcctaagtgttttgagattatttAGTTTTTATAAGATGACTTATGCACCTAGAAGGAGGGAGTATACAAGGTCACCAGAGGAAATGCATGGACACTCCACAGTGTAGACAGAAGGAGAATTACCTCAGAGTGATCATGATCATAACAAACAAGAAACCTGCAGCGGCACCCCCTTACGTCATGCCTGCGCCTTTGAACTTGAAGAACATGTGCATCAAAATAGCGGGCCTGCTCTTTATCTTCCTGTTCAATTCAGCACAGAAATCAACTTGATTAAATAATAACACTACATTACGAGACAGCTAAATCAACTTTCCCAGCGACCAAAACTCCTTACTCAGACCCTCAACAATACTCTAGTTTGAGTATATAATACTGCCTTGAAAGAGTAGTAAAGTCATGCATTTTTCCTCTCAATGCTCTAATTTATCCACCTTATTTGATGAAAGTTGCTTTATCCACTTTATAAATGGCCAGACATAGGTTACAGCCTTCATTTTGAAAAACAAAACAAAGCTTTCAGTGCTTAATTTAATAATAAAGTAATAATAATATTTATTGGATAAATTCACACCCAATTTTAGATTAAAAATCAGTTTTAGTACTCAAAAGTATGACATAATAAAATGCATTGATTTTACGGTCCTTTGGTCATTCGCGTCTCGACTAATAAATAGCCAAATCGATGGTGCCGGTTGGACCAAGTGGCATCACAGGTACGTACTATGTAATATGATTACCAAGAATATGGAAAGACACAGGAAACACATGTTATAGTTAAATGTCCTATGtaatgattttttttgcaaaaaatgatTCATATCTATTATCAAAGTTCACCGGaagtacaaagcacctcaaacataataaaattaTATCGAGATTCCGAGACCATCGAACGACCACTACCGCCGTCAGAACGAGCCGCCGAAGCGCCGCTGTCGCCGCTcccctaccggagccggcttgatgTAATCATATTGAAGATTATTAAAGTACAGAAACTTACAATTCTTAAAGATTATTAAAGTAAAGCCATTTAGTAAGTGTTGTCAATCACAATATTTTGAAAACTCACAAACTGGAATCACAACTTTTATAAGTATATACAAACAAGAAATAGAGCCTATATAAACTGCGGAAACTTGAGTGTCAACAAGAAACTTGAGTGAAACCCAAACGACATACCCATCACTACTATATCATACGCCAACAAGTAACAGTAAGAAAATAACCGTGGAATAATAAGTTAGATAGCAGAATTTTCAAGTGCATAACAACAGCAAAATGGAGCAGCTGTCATGTTTCAGGAAGACATGAATTATCAAGTTGTGAGCTGCTAACTTGCCAAGTCAGGTGAAGAGAAGTTGTTTCAGATGGATACCTTAAAACACATAATGAGATCCCCAGGCAGCACAGCAACACATTGAAGAGAACGCACTCTCACACATTTACAAACATCAACCCATTCATCCTCCTCGGGTCCAAGCCAAGTAAATCGAACTAGTACTTCCTgaaacacaaaaaataaataagTGCAAGCACAGTTCACATAATGCACACGTACTGAACCCGCAGTGGAGAGTGATTAAACACAAGAGGAACATGGGTATTGCGTAGTTCTCAAAAAGTAATGGAGTCTACTTTTCACCCTTGACTGTGAAAAAAATGCTCAAATCACTTCTAACCACATGTATCACTTAGTACTCGATGGTTTGTGCAACTCGCACCAGCCCATTGGTGTCTGTCAAACACATTTGCCTTCCGCGCTTGCTATATACACTACACCTACATGATGCAA
Above is a window of Triticum aestivum cultivar Chinese Spring chromosome 6B, IWGSC CS RefSeq v2.1, whole genome shotgun sequence DNA encoding:
- the LOC123135267 gene encoding protein SAWADEE HOMEODOMAIN HOMOLOG 2, yielding MTGQAPSLVFRFTHTEVAKMEEVLRDLNAMPKGPVIKGLTDDFNASPDRSGDGKVPIQYNQVRNWFQNQRSAQSRKMMVPPVAEEHHPVDGSYSGNSSLDGGHVQFEAKSAINGAWYDVAAFLSHRFTGTKDPEVLVRFTWLGPEEDEWVDVCKCVRVRSLQCVAVLPGDLIMCFKEDKEQARYFDAHVLQVQRRRHDVRGCRCRFLVCYDHDHSEEFVPLSKVCRRSVHQKAQKPHEMMDVNTDKVTGGGVPIPPDQGGPFDKPVAPLLDSPTSTGSNSVADVEAGGMEATPNGEGADEAHGDKIDVGA